A genomic stretch from Candidatus Methanomassiliicoccus intestinalis Issoire-Mx1 includes:
- a CDS encoding DUF6440 family protein translates to MKQNEERFIKTYDQGSFNVFEIWVDKMTGVNYLYRNSGTSGGLTVLVDKNGKPIVTSVFEDSIKPL, encoded by the coding sequence ATGAAACAAAATGAAGAACGATTTATAAAAACATATGATCAAGGCTCATTTAATGTATTTGAAATATGGGTAGACAAGATGACTGGAGTAAATTATCTATATCGCAATTCCGGCACTTCCGGAGGACTGACTGTCTTAGTAGATAAAAATGGAAAGCCGATCGTTACCTCTGTTTTTGAAGACAGCATAAAACCATTGTGA